TCATCTTCTCAACTCCTTTTTTAAGTTCAGTGACAAGGAATGGAGTAAGCAGTAATGAGTTAAATTATTACTCCTTATTCATAACTGCTAACTCCTTAATCCTAATTACTAATTACTAATTACTAACTCCTAACCACTTACTTCTTGCTAACTTTAACACTCTTCCAGTGTAATGGTACAAAATCTGGATAAGATACTGAACCATGCTCAGTAATATCTAATCCTTCTAACTCTTCCTCTTCAGAAACCCTTAATCCAATAGTTCCAGCAATTACTTTAAATAAAACAAATGCTGTTGTAAAGGTCCAAATTGCTACTGCAACTACACCCTTTAATTGAGTAAGGAATAAAGCAATTCCTCCTCCATAAAACAAGCCACCCTCTGTTGCAAATAATCCTACCATTAATGTTCCAAAAGCTCCACAAACACCATGTACAGCTACTGCTCCAACTGGATCATCTACATGTATTTTATCTATAAACTCTACTGCATAAACAATCAATACTCCAGCTAAAGCCCCAATTGCTACTGCACCAAAATTGTCTACATTAGCAGTTCCAGCTGTAATTCCAACCAATCCAGCTAAAGCACCATTTAAAGTCATACTTACATCTGCTTTACCATACTTGATCCAACTAGTAATCATAGCTAATGCTGCTCCAGCTGCTGCTGCTAGGTTAGTAGTTACTGCAATATCAGCAATACTTAAGTCAGTACCAGCTACTGTACTACCTGGGTTAAATCCAAACCATCCAAACCATAAGATAAATACACCTAATGCTGCCATTAATAAGTTATGGCCTGGCATTGCATTTACAGAACCATCTTCATTAAATTTCCCAATTCTAGGCCCTAAAACCATTGCTCCTGCTAAAGCAGCCCATCCACCTACAGAGTGAACAACTGTGGAACCAGCAAAGTCAACCATATCACTTAACCAGCCACCACCCCAAATCCAATGTCCTACTACAGGATAGATGATTGCAGTAATCACAGCACTATATGCTAAATATCCACTATACTTAGTTCTTTCAGCCATAGCTCCTGATACGATAGTCGCTGCTGTTGCAGCAAATACTGCCTGAAATAACCAGAAAGCACTTAAAGGTATATCTAATCCAAGATGTTCAAAACTACCACTTAAAAAGAACCCTTTACTTCCTATAAAAGCATTCCCTGCCCCAAACATAAAGGCAAATCCACAGATCCAATAAATCAATGAACCTACAGAAAAGTCCATCAAGTTCTTCATAATAATATTTCCAGCATTTTTTGCTCTAGTAAATCCTGCCTCTACCATCGCAAATCCTGCTTGCATAAAAAATACTAAAAATGCTGCTAATAAAGTCCAAATTGTATCAATTGCAATTGCATTACTCTCTGCTGTTGCATCTGCTGCAAAAGCAACTGATGATAAACTAAGCACCCCTAACATTAACAATAAACTTAAACTAACTACTCTTCTCCTCATCACTTACACTCTCCTTATTGTATTATTTATTTATAATTGAGCTTATAAACCTCAAAATTAACTTAACATTAAAACTTTGGAATCGGAGGCAAAGCTAACTTATGATGATTTTTTGCCTCTAAGTTATCAACTATTTCCTTTACTTTAGAACTAGCCTCTCCAGTTAAGATATAATGGTCAATCTCTTCATAAGTAATTCCTAACTCATCCTCATCTGTCTGACCAGCCCACAAACCAGCTGATGGTGCTTTAGTAATAATACTTTCTGGAATCCCTAAAATTTTAGCTACCTCTCTAACCTCACTTTTAACTAAATTACCTAAGGGAGCTAAATCAATTCCTCCATCGCCAAATTTAGTAAAGTAACCTAATTTCAACTCACTTCGATTATCTGTCCCTACAACTAAATAATCATTTAAACTAGCATAATAATATAAAGTAGTCATTCTTAACCTTGGTTTGATATTAGCACGGCTTAACTTCTTACTTTCACAATGATCAAGCAGCTCTAACATAGTATTAAAAACAGATTCTAAGTCAATCTCTTTATAATCTATCTCAAAGTTATCTGCTAATAACTGAGCATCCTCTTTATCTTGAGGCTTACTCCCACAAGGCATAATCAATCCTAAGGTATTATCAGGAAAGGCCTTTTTGCACAATGTGGCTGTCACTGATGAGTCTATCCCACCTGATAAACCAACTACAACACCTTTTCCTCCAGCATCTTTTACCTTATCTTGAATCCAAGCTATTAAACTTTTTATAATTTCTTCATAATTTTTATCCAACAATTTATCACTTCCCTTAAAAACTATTTACTGTCCCACTTTTTAGAACCCAGAGAACTCTTAGCTCTACTTCTAAAACTACTCCACTACTTTGCTTAAAGCAAGAGTTCTCTAAGTCTTTGAAGAGTGAGATTATATATAATTAGTCAACACTTAAAAGCTCCTAATATACTCTTAAGTATTGATCTAATTCCCATTGATGAACTTGAGTTCTGTAGATATCCCATTCAATAATTTTTGCATCTAAGAAGTGTTCTAGGACATGTTCACCTAAAGCACTTTGAATTACTTCATCATTTACTAAATAATCAAGAGCCTCTTTAAGACTACTAGGCAAGCTCTCAATTCCTAAATCTTCTTTCCTGTCAGCATTCATAGTATAGATATTATCTAAAACCTCTGCTGGTGGTTCAATCTGATTCTTAATTCCATCCAAACCAGCTTTTAACATAACAGCAAAAGCTAAATAAGGGTTACATGATGGATCAGGATTTCTCATTTCTAATCTAGTTCCTAATCCACGAGCTGCTGGAATTCTGATTAAAGAGCTCCGATTAGAACTAGACCAAGCTAAATAAACTGGTGCTTCATATCCTGGCACTAATCTTTTATAAGAATTAACCGTCGGATTAGTAATTGCAGCAATTGCTTTAGCATGTTTTAATAAGCCACCAATATAATATTTAGCAACTTGGCTCAAACCTAATTTATCATCTTCATCATAAAAAGCATTCTCACCATCTTTGAATAATGATTGATGGACATGCATTCCTGATCCATTCTCTCCAAAGATTGGCTTTGGCATAAATGTAGCATGTAAGTCATGACTATCAGCAATAGCTTTAACTACAAATTTAAAGGTAGCCACATTATCAGCAGTCCTTAAAGCATGATCATATTTAAAATCAATCTCATGTTGCCCTGGTGCCACCTCATGATGAGAAGCCTCCATCTCAAAGCCCATATTTTCTAAAGCTAAAACTATATCCCTTCTTGGGTCTTGGCCTGCATCCATTGGAGCCAAATCAAAATATCCACCCTGATCATTAGTAATAGTAGTAGCTTCTCCATTCTCATCCTTTTCAAATAAGAAGAATTCTGGTTCAGGACCAACATACATCTCATAGCCCATCTCTTTAGCTTCATCTAAAACTTTCTTCAATACCTGACGTGGGTCACCACCAAAAGAAGTACCATCTGGTTTGTAAACATCACAGATTAATCTAGCTACTGAACCACCCTCCTTTGGTCTCCAAGGAAATACTGTAAAAGTATCATAATCAGGCTTTAAATACATATCTGATTCATTTATTCTAGTAAAACCATCTACTGAAGATCCATCAAACATAATCTTTCCATCTAATGCATCCTCTAATTGATTAACTGTAATTGCCACATTCTTAATTATCCCTAATATATCTGTAAATTGTAATCTGATAAACTTAACATTCAACTCTTTTGCTTTCTTTAATACATCCTCTTTAGTTAAATTATTCATTTCTTTTCCTCCTTTTAAATTAAATCTTTCTTCTGACCTGAAAACCAATTTATAATAGTTTCAGAAACTACATCTGATCCATCTATTTCCTTAACGCCATCCATTTTAATGCATTTGCCAACCTTTACAACATGATTATCCTTGACAACAACATCAGACCTATAACTTCCCTGATCACTAGTTACATTAACATTCTTCATTACAAAACACATTAAAATCACCTCGCTAATTTATTAAATTTGTTTTTGATGTTATCTATATGTTAACTATATGTTAAGTATAATCTTTTTGTGATAATATGTCAAGTTTTTTCTAAAAAAATTAACAAAAACATGACATGAGAAGTTAAAAATAAAAATATCGAACCCTTTAACCCCAAACAATCCAATACACCTAACATCTCATTGATCCTCTAAAACTTTTTTTATTCCTATCGCATTTAAACCCTTGTTTAATAATTCTTTAATTTCGACAAGTCTTTCAACATCATTTTTAGAATATAACCTTTGATTCCCTTTGGTTCTAACCGGATTTATCAATTCTGCTTTTTCATAATAACGAATCTGTCTGGCTGTTAAGTCAGTCATATCTGCAACTACACCAATAGTATAAGCAGGAGTATCTGCGCCTACATCAAGCATAATACCCTCTCCTCAATATAAATAATCCCTCAAACAAAATCTTCATTCAACCACCCCTCGCCAGAAAATAGTCTTATGCAAATATTAACCGCACCTTAATTCTACGCAAGAAAGTATATTGGTCAAGTTCTCATTAAAATTTTATTTATAATTAAAATAATAGCCCCAAACAATATATATCACTAGAGTTATACAGTAATATTAACTTTGCTTTGACGAGACCTTATACTTCTCAAAATTAACTCAGCTTGCTCTTTGCTTATGGAAACACCCAATTCTTTATATCTATGCATAATAGAACTCACTCCTGAAAACTTACCAATTATAAATCTTCTTTCCCTCCCCAAATCGCCTGGAGATAAAAATTCATAAGTTGAAGAATCCTTTAATAAACCATCAACATGTATACCAGACTCATGAGAAAAGACCCCCTCACCTACGATAGGTTTATTGGCAGATACTCTTCTGCCAGAATAATCTTCTATCATCTCTGATAATCCTTTCAACCCCTTAACTTTGAAGTCACTCTCACAACCTTCAATACATTTCAAGGCCATTACCACCTCTTCTAAAGCAGCATTCCCCGCCCTTTCTCCCAAAGCATTAACAGTACAACTTATATATTTGGCTCCAGCTTTAAAAGCACTTAAAGCATTAGCTGTGGCCATCCCAAAATCATTATGCCCATGAAAATCTATTTCGGCATCTATAAAATCTCTTATCTTTTTAATATTATCATATGTGGATATAGGGTCTAATCTCCCTACAGTGTCTGCGTAACGAACCCTGCTAACCCCCGCTTTTTGGGCAATACTGTAGAACTGAACCAAAAATTGGAAATCTGCTCTAGAGGCATCTTCAGCCCCTACTGAAACATTGCAACCTTTTTCAAGGGCATAGTTTACTATCTTCTCCAACTCACTAAGCACCCATCCTCTATCTTTATTTAATTTTCGATAGATATGAATGTCTGATGCTGGGGCTGTAATATGCACATTTTTCGCACCAGCCAATATCGATTTATCAATATCTTCCTTTCTCATTCTATTCCATGTCAATATAGAAGATTTCAGACCCAAACTCATTATTTCCCTAATAGCCTCTATCTCTTCTTTGCCCATAATGGGTATTCCAGCTTCAATAACATCAACACCTATTTCATCCAATTTTCGGGCTACATCTACTTTTTCATTTTTAGAAAAGGCTACTCCGGCAGTTTGCTCTCCATCACGTAAGGTAGTATCCACAATATAGAAATCTTTCATCACCTCACCTCCCGTTTTCTTAGTGTTAATCATTTCAAAAGTCTACTGTCCCCTCATCTTTTACATTATATAATTCCACTCTGTGTAAACTCCAATCTAAATTCATAACATTTCATGTTATGTTTATGTTAATTATACTCTAATGTGAACTATTTATCAACAACCCAACTTACTTTTTTGATAGTTTTAGATTTATTTTGCATATAGTTAACATTATAGTGTGAACTATCCTGTAGTAATTAATCTTTTAGTCTTGCTCCTGAAATGATATGTAATGATCACTTATTTCATCCATTAGTTTTCTTAGGTTATTCCCTTTTATGAATTCCCAGCCAAGCCACTTATATCTCTTAGCTATAAATGAGCAAAAATGATTACATTAATTCACAAATGCTATAATTAGGCTGTTCATTCAGGTTAATATTCTTGCATATTTAAGACATGTATATAAACAACTCTAAAAAGTAAATTAAAACCTTATTTTTACCACGAATGAACACGAATTAGCACTAATAAAAGATTCCAAAAAATCTTTTAGACCTTAAACCTTTATAAATATTTTAAGATTTTATCTTTTTATTGTTCTTATTCGTGTGTATTCACCCCAAGAGTACTTCCTCAGAAAATAAAAATCAATTCTTCGGGTTTGAAAACACAACCCTTCACGGGATTTTAATTTCTAAGGTCCTTCTTCAGGGTGCGTGACCATTTGTGGTTTCAAAGTTTTTAGTTTATTTTTATTTCACTTTAAGGTTGGATATCTACATTAGCAGTATAGCATAATTTAAAATTAATTATTTACATTAATTGGTTTGAAATTTGCTCCTTTATAGCTCTTAGCTTTAAAAATATTAATGTCAATTTTTAGATTGGATATAGGAAAAGTATAGCACCCTCTCTCTATAACATCATATTTCTAGCCTGATAACCAGCTACAACTTATAATCCAATCACTAATTTACCTCTTCTAAAGTTAGCTCATCATTATAAAACAACTACAAAGAAACAGTTTCTATCAACTTATTTAAAGAAGATCCCTATCAAAACAGTTAAAGATAGCCATTGAAACAGAATATACTTGATTATTCCTTAGCCCTTTTAAATTATCACAATTTTTACCCTTCTTTAATAGTACGAAATAATACAGCACTTGCAAGTAGCTTAGTTGTTTCACTATTCTCCTTAATCTCTACTTACTTTAATAAAGCCATGCCCTTCTAATATCTCTCCTCCTTCTTGGGAGTAAAGATAATCTAAAAACTTAGCAGCAGCCTCTTGATGCTCTGAATCAATCCCTTTTATTGGTGAAATTGGATAAGTAGCAATTACATTATATTGATCCTTAATATTAACCACCTTGACCTTATCCTTATCGCTGGCATTAGCATCAGTCTTATAAACTACTCCTGCATCAGCCTCTCCTAACTCTACCTTAGCTAATACACTCTTAACATCCAACTCTTTAGAAACTACACTAGCAAAGAACTTCTCCTTATAATTTGAAGGTAACTGAGGATTGTCATTTTGTTTATTTAGCATCTGGACTGTATACCTACCTACTGGAACAGATTTATCAGCAATTACTAGACTAATCCCATCCTGTAGCAAGTCTTTAATTCCATTAATCTCTGCTTGTGTTTGCTTAGAAACAACGATAACCAGCTTATTACGAGCAAAGATAGTAGGATTAGCTACCATATCAGCTTCATCTAATTGATTCATATACTTGATATTAGCAGAAGCAAAGATATCAGATGTAACTCCAGATGTAATCTGACTATATAGAGCCTGACTTCCTGCATAATTAATCTCTAATTTAATATCATCATATTTCTTCTCAAATTCAGCTTTCAAATCATTAAAGACCTCAGTTAAACTAGCGGCAGCCATAATTCTAATAGTAGTGGGCTCATTACTATTAGCAGTACTTTTACTTCCTTGACAGCCTGCCATTAGCATCATCACTACGATTAAAGCTCCTATTATCAATTTTTTCATCATTAATCATCCTCTCTTTTAATCTTATAGTCTTATAATTCAATATTAAGAAGCAAAAATTAAAAGATAAATTTTTAATTCTCAACTCTCAATTATTTATAGCTAAACAATTCTAAAATGAAACTCAATGGATATATAGCGACATTTTTAGGTGATAGGAGTTAGGTTATAGGGGATAGTAAGGTCTTCCTACCTCCCATTTCCTAACTCCTAAACTGTCGCTTTATCTATCTATAACACCAGATTTAAACATTTGCTCTAATTACCTCCCATAAAAACATAACTGAGGCAACTCTAATAAGCTAGCAACTCCTGAGATTGTATTCCCAAAGATAAAGTAATTCTTTTGATAATCACTAATCATCTTTAAAAGACCATCTATCGAACCATTTATAATAGAAGAACCTGTAAATAAAATTAAATCAGCTTCTTGAATCAACCTCTGATTATATTTACTCCCATCCCAAACTTCAACACCAAAGCTCTTAGTAGCAATCTTCTTCTGATTTAAGTCTGTTATCATAAGCTGCTTTGCGCCAAAAAACTTAGTACAGGCCTCTAAAATAGCAGGTTGATAGCCGATAATCCCTATCTTATCTATATTATTTAAATTATCATAAATCCACTTAGCCATTTCTCTAGCACATAATTCAGGCTCTTCATTCTTACAGTGAATAGTCTTCTCAGCCAAAGCAAGGCTACGCAACACAGCATTAATTGTAGCAAGCAATAATCCTCGCTGATAATTATTCTCTAATGGCAAATCAATAATCTCCTGTAAATCCCCTTGAAAATTACCAGGATGGTCAGTAAACGCCTGACCATAGTTTCCATTAAATTCCGCTTGAATCATTACTTCTTTCCCTGTTAATAAAGGAAAATCATCTCGCTTAGGATTACCAATAGCTTCTTCACTGGATAAACCTCGGGCACTGATCATTATATCTTGGTTTAACAACTTATTTTCCATAATTATCTCTTTAAACTTCTCCTTGGCTCTTGCTAAAACTCCCATCTTATCATCTCCTTTCCCCAACTTGCTCTGCCACCCCTTAAAATTTTATCTCCCAAAAATTCTGCTCCCTCTTGATTATGAGTTACATATATAAAAGGGATCTGCCAGATTTCTTGAATCCTCTTGACCTCTTGCTGTAATCACTTACTCAATTCTTGGTCTAGAGAAGATAAAGGCTCATCTAATAGCAATAAATCGAGTTTACTCATTAAATTCTAGCTAAAGCAATCCGTTCTTTTTCCCCTCCTGATAAAGAACTAGGATAAGCTTCCTGCAGATGAGCAATGTGACACATTTCAATGATTATGAACAAAGCCCTATTCACCTTTTAAGCAAATGACCAAAACAATGTAAAATAAAAATAGCTGTCTGCAAAAGTATTTAAACTCTCTTCAAATCGAAAATATTATCATATCTATCTGCTTTCACTTAGATATAATCACCTTTCAAGAATATAAACTTCTTACAAACACCTATATATTAGTCTTTTAATTTTAACTCTAAAATAAGCAAGGGAATTAAAAATATCAAAATAAGTACTACCGCCAAAGATATAGATTGACCTAAATCCCTTTGGGAAAGAGTATAAATAGCAGTAGATAATGTCTGAGTTTTACCCGATAGATTCCCTGCAAACATCATAGTTGCACCAAATTCTCCAGCTGCACGTAAACAAGCCATTATAAGTCCAGTCACAAAAGCCCTAATACTCAATGGCAAATAAATAAAAAATAATAATTCCTTCTCTCCAGCACCAAAGACCATAGCAGCCTCTTTAATATCCTGATCGATAGTTTCAAAACCACTTCTTAAAGCCTGGGTAAAAAGCGGTAACATCACAAATACCTGAACTATAATTAATGCCACAAAACTGAAAGGAATATCTAAGCCAATAACTCTAATTACATTTGCAAAAGCTCCTCTCCTACCAAAGGCCATTAATAAAGCTAACCCAGCTACAGTAGGAGGCATCACCAAAGGTAAATTTAAAATCATATTTATTATTCTATAAATCTTCCCCTGCTTTTGAGCCATTACATAAGCAAAAGGAACTCCAATAATTATTGTCATAACAGCAGAACAAACTATAGAACTAATTGTTATTTTTATCGCTTTCAAGGTGTTTAAATCCTTAATAACAGTAACGACATCTCCTAGCGAGGACTTAAAAAACAAAGATAAGATAATCAAAGTAATAAATAGAACATTAGAGATCATTATTCCCCAAATTAAAATTTTAGTTAAATCTATCTTATTGCTCTGTTTTAATTGATATATATCTATTCTTTCCTTACACCCCTCCACCTTCTGATAAATCAAACTATTGTCCATATTATCACCTGCTTTCTTTTACCCAATAGCTAACTGCCGCTAAAACTTTTGCTTATATAATCCAAAGTAAAAATTAAGCTGCTATTTTTATTCAGATATCCTTTTACTCCTTGCTTTAAGCGAAGAAATATTATATGTTTTTCCTATAAATTTTTAGAGATATAATCTATAGATTATATCTCTAACCTTTCTACTACCTCTCCATTCTCCAAATGGCTTTCAACTATTTCTTCCACATCATCAGGGCTTACATTTCCATACCATACCCCTTCAGGATAAACAATTACAATCGGCCCTTTATCACAGATTCCTAAACAACCTGTATTAGTAATCATAGTATCAGTCATACCTCTATCTTGCACTTCCATCATAAAATTTTGAATTATCTCTACAGAATCCTTATTGACACAAAAACCTCTTTGCTGACCATTAATTCTAGAGCTAGAACAGACAAAAATATGATATTTAGGTTGATTCACCTTTATTCCACCCTTCTTTTATTTAATTTAAACCTTAAGAAATATAATTACTAACTTAATTTTGATCATCAGCCAACATCCTTTAAACCTAACTCCTTAATTGCATATTCAATTCCATCTTCAATTCCATCATATATTTCCAAAGACTTAATACCACTTTCTAATAGCTTCTTTTTAGGCTCATAACCAATTCTCATAGATAAAACAGCTTCACAGTCAGATAAGAGATCAACTATATTCTTTATCTTAGCTTCTTTATCTTCACATTCTTTGCCAATACAATATCTCTCTATATTCCTCTTATCCACTAATGCTATTCCCTGATCTGTATACCTATATACTAAAAAATTATCTACATGACCAAAATGCTGATCTATCAACCTACCTGTCTTCGAGGCTATAGCAAATAACAGATCTGTACTTTTAATTTCATCAGCCAAGCTTTTATTTTCATCACCTTGATCTGTTTTTCTACCTCTAAATTCAATCGATATATCTTGAGATAATTGACCTATTGCATCAGCTCTACATTGCTTACAATGATACATCTGTTTTAAATCCAAGGAACATCTATCTCGCAATTCATTCAATTCTTTATTACTTACTAAAGGCATCTCTTCAAACTCACTACCCTCTGCTGGAATAAGCGGCATTATATTAGTCATAAATGCTCCATGTTCCTTCACCTTATTAACAACTTCTGGAATATGATGATCATTTAATCCTTTAATCATTACTATATTAACTTTACATAAGACACCTTTGCTGCTCAAAAATTTCAATCCTTCCAATTGATTATCAAGTAATATTTTTGCTCCTTCTTCTCCAGATAATACTTTCCCCTGATAATGAAACCACTTATAGATCAAAGCCCCTATCTTTGGATCAATAGTATTAATAGTAATTGTCACATGTCTTACTCCTAATTCCACTAACTCTTGGGCGTATTCAGGCAACATTAACCCATTAGTAGAGATACAGATAGTAAGCTCGGGGTCATCCTCTTTAATCAATTTAATCGCTTCTTTAGTCTCTTCAAAATTTGCTAATGCATCACCTGGCCCAGCAATACCAATCACCTTTAAATTTGGTAATTTATCTTTAACTAATAGATACTTCTCATAAGCCCCTTCAGGTGTTAGTACTTCACTGGTTACTCCAGGCCTACTCTCATGTAAACAATCATATCTTCTATTACAATAATTACAACTTATATTACACCTAGGAGCAACTGGAATGTGCATCCTTGCATACTCATGGGCACATTCACTATAACAAGGATGCTTAGCAGTCTTTAATATAGTGTCCATCGTTGTCTCTTCTGGAAAATTCAAATTTAAATTAACAGAGCAATTACTCACTTATACCACCTCTTCCCACCCCTTATTGTCTTATTTATAGGAGTATTATGCTTTTAAAAAATAATCGCTTTTTAATAATCAAATATTTAGAACTTAAGAATTCAACTATAATTATTATAATTTTGATATAGCTTCTATAGGATTAAGTGTCTCTTCATC
Above is a window of Orenia marismortui DSM 5156 DNA encoding:
- a CDS encoding ammonium transporter, with translation MRRRVVSLSLLLMLGVLSLSSVAFAADATAESNAIAIDTIWTLLAAFLVFFMQAGFAMVEAGFTRAKNAGNIIMKNLMDFSVGSLIYWICGFAFMFGAGNAFIGSKGFFLSGSFEHLGLDIPLSAFWLFQAVFAATAATIVSGAMAERTKYSGYLAYSAVITAIIYPVVGHWIWGGGWLSDMVDFAGSTVVHSVGGWAALAGAMVLGPRIGKFNEDGSVNAMPGHNLLMAALGVFILWFGWFGFNPGSTVAGTDLSIADIAVTTNLAAAAGAALAMITSWIKYGKADVSMTLNGALAGLVGITAGTANVDNFGAVAIGALAGVLIVYAVEFIDKIHVDDPVGAVAVHGVCGAFGTLMVGLFATEGGLFYGGGIALFLTQLKGVVAVAIWTFTTAFVLFKVIAGTIGLRVSEEEELEGLDITEHGSVSYPDFVPLHWKSVKVSKK
- a CDS encoding NAD+ synthase encodes the protein MLDKNYEEIIKSLIAWIQDKVKDAGGKGVVVGLSGGIDSSVTATLCKKAFPDNTLGLIMPCGSKPQDKEDAQLLADNFEIDYKEIDLESVFNTMLELLDHCESKKLSRANIKPRLRMTTLYYYASLNDYLVVGTDNRSELKLGYFTKFGDGGIDLAPLGNLVKSEVREVAKILGIPESIITKAPSAGLWAGQTDEDELGITYEEIDHYILTGEASSKVKEIVDNLEAKNHHKLALPPIPKF
- the glnA gene encoding type I glutamate--ammonia ligase codes for the protein MNNLTKEDVLKKAKELNVKFIRLQFTDILGIIKNVAITVNQLEDALDGKIMFDGSSVDGFTRINESDMYLKPDYDTFTVFPWRPKEGGSVARLICDVYKPDGTSFGGDPRQVLKKVLDEAKEMGYEMYVGPEPEFFLFEKDENGEATTITNDQGGYFDLAPMDAGQDPRRDIVLALENMGFEMEASHHEVAPGQHEIDFKYDHALRTADNVATFKFVVKAIADSHDLHATFMPKPIFGENGSGMHVHQSLFKDGENAFYDEDDKLGLSQVAKYYIGGLLKHAKAIAAITNPTVNSYKRLVPGYEAPVYLAWSSSNRSSLIRIPAARGLGTRLEMRNPDPSCNPYLAFAVMLKAGLDGIKNQIEPPAEVLDNIYTMNADRKEDLGIESLPSSLKEALDYLVNDEVIQSALGEHVLEHFLDAKIIEWDIYRTQVHQWELDQYLRVY
- a CDS encoding MerR family transcriptional regulator, with amino-acid sequence MLDVGADTPAYTIGVVADMTDLTARQIRYYEKAELINPVRTKGNQRLYSKNDVERLVEIKELLNKGLNAIGIKKVLEDQ
- the nifV gene encoding homocitrate synthase, giving the protein MKDFYIVDTTLRDGEQTAGVAFSKNEKVDVARKLDEIGVDVIEAGIPIMGKEEIEAIREIMSLGLKSSILTWNRMRKEDIDKSILAGAKNVHITAPASDIHIYRKLNKDRGWVLSELEKIVNYALEKGCNVSVGAEDASRADFQFLVQFYSIAQKAGVSRVRYADTVGRLDPISTYDNIKKIRDFIDAEIDFHGHNDFGMATANALSAFKAGAKYISCTVNALGERAGNAALEEVVMALKCIEGCESDFKVKGLKGLSEMIEDYSGRRVSANKPIVGEGVFSHESGIHVDGLLKDSSTYEFLSPGDLGRERRFIIGKFSGVSSIMHRYKELGVSISKEQAELILRSIRSRQSKVNITV
- the modA gene encoding molybdate ABC transporter substrate-binding protein, producing the protein MMKKLIIGALIVVMMLMAGCQGSKSTANSNEPTTIRIMAAASLTEVFNDLKAEFEKKYDDIKLEINYAGSQALYSQITSGVTSDIFASANIKYMNQLDEADMVANPTIFARNKLVIVVSKQTQAEINGIKDLLQDGISLVIADKSVPVGRYTVQMLNKQNDNPQLPSNYKEKFFASVVSKELDVKSVLAKVELGEADAGVVYKTDANASDKDKVKVVNIKDQYNVIATYPISPIKGIDSEHQEAAAKFLDYLYSQEGGEILEGHGFIKVSRD
- a CDS encoding Rossmann-like domain-containing protein, coding for MGKGDDKMGVLARAKEKFKEIIMENKLLNQDIMISARGLSSEEAIGNPKRDDFPLLTGKEVMIQAEFNGNYGQAFTDHPGNFQGDLQEIIDLPLENNYQRGLLLATINAVLRSLALAEKTIHCKNEEPELCAREMAKWIYDNLNNIDKIGIIGYQPAILEACTKFFGAKQLMITDLNQKKIATKSFGVEVWDGSKYNQRLIQEADLILFTGSSIINGSIDGLLKMISDYQKNYFIFGNTISGVASLLELPQLCFYGR
- a CDS encoding molybdate ABC transporter permease subunit, producing MDNSLIYQKVEGCKERIDIYQLKQSNKIDLTKILIWGIMISNVLFITLIILSLFFKSSLGDVVTVIKDLNTLKAIKITISSIVCSAVMTIIIGVPFAYVMAQKQGKIYRIINMILNLPLVMPPTVAGLALLMAFGRRGAFANVIRVIGLDIPFSFVALIIVQVFVMLPLFTQALRSGFETIDQDIKEAAMVFGAGEKELLFFIYLPLSIRAFVTGLIMACLRAAGEFGATMMFAGNLSGKTQTLSTAIYTLSQRDLGQSISLAVVLILIFLIPLLILELKLKD
- a CDS encoding 2Fe-2S ferredoxin; this translates as MNQPKYHIFVCSSSRINGQQRGFCVNKDSVEIIQNFMMEVQDRGMTDTMITNTGCLGICDKGPIVIVYPEGVWYGNVSPDDVEEIVESHLENGEVVERLEI
- the nifB gene encoding nitrogenase cofactor biosynthesis protein NifB — translated: MSNCSVNLNLNFPEETTMDTILKTAKHPCYSECAHEYARMHIPVAPRCNISCNYCNRRYDCLHESRPGVTSEVLTPEGAYEKYLLVKDKLPNLKVIGIAGPGDALANFEETKEAIKLIKEDDPELTICISTNGLMLPEYAQELVELGVRHVTITINTIDPKIGALIYKWFHYQGKVLSGEEGAKILLDNQLEGLKFLSSKGVLCKVNIVMIKGLNDHHIPEVVNKVKEHGAFMTNIMPLIPAEGSEFEEMPLVSNKELNELRDRCSLDLKQMYHCKQCRADAIGQLSQDISIEFRGRKTDQGDENKSLADEIKSTDLLFAIASKTGRLIDQHFGHVDNFLVYRYTDQGIALVDKRNIERYCIGKECEDKEAKIKNIVDLLSDCEAVLSMRIGYEPKKKLLESGIKSLEIYDGIEDGIEYAIKELGLKDVG